In Porites lutea chromosome 7, jaPorLute2.1, whole genome shotgun sequence, a single window of DNA contains:
- the LOC140944597 gene encoding uncharacterized protein produces the protein MSPVRDLTPKFRVASTQEKVISKSSGDHIMKLVFIIVASFYTNLYFCEAGNTSGNQKICADSKQPININVYGNGCPKGEKGSKGDMGSKGNNGSHCQCSLQNPNKPSAHIESVNRRVVTYQANQMIKDWSVTAPYSHLTGGMKYDDGKLTVPTTGRYNIYLQVYYNSNGRVQVCVNSNVVTMTQPPTPGKGDHGTLYGGGVFNLKAGDIITITSAHNNCKIFMWSVHTYFGAYLI, from the exons ATGTCACCAGTTCGTGATCTGACCCCTAAATTCCGAGTTGCGAGCACTCAAGAAAAA GTAATATCCAAGAGCAGTGGAGATCATATCATGAAGCTCGTTTTTATCATTGTCGCGTCATTTTATACCAACTTGTATTTCTGCGAAGCGGGAAATACTTCAGGAAATCAA AAAATTTGCGCAGATTCTAAGCAGCCAATCAACATCAATGTTTACGGAAATGGTTGCCCAAAG GGTGAAAAGGGTTCGAAAGGAGACATGGGATCCAAAGGGAACAACGGAAGTCATTGCCAATGTTCCTTACAG AATCCAAACAAGCCATCTGCTCACATCGAATCTGTAAACAGAAGAGTCGTGACCTATCAAGCCAACCAAA TGATTAAAGACTGGTCTGTTACTGCCCCGTACAGCCATCTTACAGGAGGCATGAAGTACGATGATGGAAAACTGACTGTGCCTACCACTGGACGGTACAATATTTACCTGCAGGTCTACTATAACAGCAATGGAAGGGTCCAAGTTTGTGTCAACAGCAATGTGGTGACCATGACTCAGCCCCCTACCCCAGGGAAAGGCGACCATGGTACCCTGTACGGAGGCGGGGTTTTCAACCTGAAAGCTGGTGACATCATCACGATCACTTCAGCtcacaacaactgcaaaattttcatgtgGAGCGTTCACACCTACTTTGGCGCgtatttgatttaa
- the LOC140944598 gene encoding tumor necrosis factor-like, with translation MEILTITLGITETRLNESQCEQKSFRSGDTGAKGDNGTPCQCSLQDPKKPSAHIEAANLGDKTYQANIMIKDWSVSAAFSHLAGGMKYQDGKLTVPTTGRYYIYLQIYCKTQGRVYVRANNRVITMIQSPTTSSAMYVGGVFNLTAGDVITFLSAYANFRVFMYSYHTYFGAYLI, from the exons ATGGAAATACTGACAATAACACTTGGAATTACAGAAACTAGATTAAATGAAAGCCAGTGTGAACAAAAGTCTTTCAGATCAG gaGACACGGGAGCCAAAGGAGACAACGGAACTCCTTGTCAATGTTCTTTACAG GATCCAAAGAAGCCATCTGCTCACATCGAAGCTGCCAACCTAGGAGACAAGACTTATCAGGCCAACATAA tgATCAAAGACTGGTCAGTCAGTGCCGCGTTCAGCCATCTTGCAGGCGGTATGAAGTACCAGGATGGAAAACTGACTGTGCCTACCACTGGACGGTACTATATTTACCTGCAGATCTATTGTAAAACGCAAGGAAGAGTCTATGTTCGTGCAAACAACCGAGTCATCACCATGATTCAATCGCCTACAACTTCGAGTGCCATGTACGTAGGTGGAGTTTTTAACCTGACAGCTGGTGACGTCATCACGTTTCTTTCTGCTTATGCCAATTTCCGAGTTTTCATGTACAGCTATCACACCTACTTTGGCGCGTATTTGATTTGA